The following DNA comes from Methanothermus fervidus DSM 2088.
ACCCTATGTTTTATATACTTTCAAAACAAAATCACATACCTGATTTTCAAAATATGGTGGATCTAGTAGAATTGATTTTTTTATTTTCACAATATAAACATTGTCATCTGGTATTGAATTTAAATTTAACCAGATTACTTGCTTTTCACTTTTTACCATTGATTTTATTCTATCGTTTAAATTATAAAATTTTTCTGAATTGAAATCATTATTAGGATTTTCCACAGTATTTAAATTCCACAAAATATTACTTGCATTTGATATTAAAAAATAATTGTATTGATTAAGTTCAGAAGTAGTGACAGAAAAATGTTTTGAAATTTTTGATGGAATAGGGCCTACTTCAGAATCTGTTTTGTTTGCATCAATCTTTATCACAACACAATCTGCAAAAAAATCACACACTACGGTTCTATTTACAACCACAACTTCTTGAGAAGAAATAGGTGGATCCTCCTTAATTACAATTTTTCCTCCATTTTTTGGATAAAGTATTAAGCTTGTGGTCGTATTTGGCAATATTTTTCCAATTAATTCATCATAATTTTCTTTTAATTTTAAAATTTTCTTAAAAGATAAGACATTCCCACTATTTTCTTTTTTTAATCCAAGTATTACATCGCTTGAATTCCAAGTCCCATAGGTATTTACGAGAATGTCTACTGCTCCTCTTACTTGTCTCTCTAAATTAAATCTATAATATTGATCACTTGTGTTTTTTATTAAATTATCAACTGTATTTACAGAAATTCCAAAAATAATTACGATAACTATAAGAGAAAGAAGTAAATCTGTGGATAATATCATTTTTAACCCCTATTTTTAGCTATAATATAAATTATAACTATTACGATACCTATTGCAACAATATAATCAAGTTTATGAAATATTTCAACCACCGATTTCCAATGTGGACCTAATGAATAACCTACATATGCTAACATATAACACCATGGTATAGAACCTATGAAAGTATAAATACTAAATTTTTTTAGATCCATTTTGGCTGTACCTGCAGGTAATGAAATAAATGTTCTTACAATTGGCATTACTCTACTTATAAATACAGCCTCATGTCCATATCTTTTAAACCATTTATCAGCCATTTCAAGTTTTTTCTTTGTAATAAAAATATATTTACCATATTTTTCCAAAAATGGTCTTCCACCTTTTATCCCAACAAAATATGCAATCCACGACCCAACTAAATTTCCTAAAGCTCCAGCCATAACTACAAGATATAAATTCAAATTTCCTTTCCAGGCAACATAACCGCTAAAAGGCATTATAATTTCACTAGGTAGGGGAATACATGCGCTTTCAAGTACCATAGTGAAAAAAATGCCAATATATCCTGTTGATTCTATCAGCGAGATTATAAAGTTAGCGATTGTTTCAACAATGCCTGCCATTTCTTCACCCCAATTTTTTGAGCTACTCCTCATAGAAAAAACTTGCCCAAAAACTATCAGTTTTCTCTCAGACATGCGATGGGGATTGTCTCGTCCCCTTTTTAGGATCTGCATGCCGATATATAATCTCTTAACTTATTTTTTAATCCTTTTAATGCTCCCAGGTTTAACCTTCTCAACTACCTATCAGTTTTTTTCAGCTTGTAGAAGTCATCTTGTATGAAAAAAGTAGCATAAGGAAGTATATATAGTTTTTTCTAAGTGTTATTGCGTTGGAGAAAGAAAGAGTAAAGAAGAATTTGTGTATATTTTTTTAGAACAAGTTCTATTTTTGTACTTCATCTATATAAATACTTTTCTTATTTCTTAATCCCCGATAGAGTGGAAATCTGTTTTTTACAAAATCAATTTCAATAAGAAGAGAGAGAGGTAAATTTCAAGTGTAATAGCTAGAGAGAATTGAGAGAGGTAGTTATAAGTTATAACTTATAAGTTATAAGTGAAATAGAGATAGACTTATTAAGTATGTTAAGACAAAACATTTTTATACTGTATCCTGCCTAAAAACAAAATAATCAGTTCGGTTTTAAAATAGACTAAATAGTATGGAAATACGAAATATTTACAACCATGTGCAAATGAAGCTGGTTTTAAGATAGACTAAATGGTATGGAAATCGAAAAGAGGCTCAAGCAATAGAAATAGAAGTATACCATATTTTTTCCTGTGTCCATTGTCTAAAAAAAGTCCTGAAAAGGAGCTTGTTGAATTAAAACAGAACGAAAATCCATAATATGTATTTGTATCAGAAAATAATACATGATCTACTGATACTGGTGCACTAACATTTTCTATTATAATAGAAGGTACAATAAAAGTTTCAATTCCAAATTCACGTCCATCAGAAACTCCTTTTCCATTTAATCTAATAAAAATAACATGCTCCATCATGGCTTTCATGGTAATAACCATTTTTTAGGCAATTTAACAAAATATTTGTGTTGTTATGTGTTGTATATTCCTCATAAGGACATTTTTTGATTAAAAATGGAGAAATTGCATTTTTATAATAAGAAACATTTTTTAATCCTTTTTCAGATAAATATGCTGCCAAAGAATCTCCATAATATATTTTAGATTTATCATGATGCAGATTTCCATATTTTCTTAGTTTTATAAAAGGTAACGGGTCTGGTAAACCTTCAATTGAAAATTCTTTTGTAATGGTCTCTTGATGTTTCACGTTTCCCTCTTCAACATCTAATGAAAAGTTTATATCAATTAAAAAAGGATCATTACTATTTGTTTTCAAATAATTTATAATACAATTTGATTTAATACCTTTATTTTCATATTTTTTAGATATTTCGTTTATTTTTGATTCTATTATTTTTTTTGCGCTATCTGAACTATTTGTATAGCTGACATTGTTATCAATGACATTATATGCCATATCTTCAATAACTTTCCTTGCAATTATTGGTACATTGTTTTTAATATCATCCACCGTATAAATAACATTTTTAGAGGATTTTTTGTTGAGAATTATTGAATTCTCCATATTTATAAACGAAAAAACAGCTGAAAGTAATAAAATTAAAGGTATTATTAGTAGAAAAGTCATATTACTTATTATATAACCTCTTTCCAAATTTTCACCCCTTTTTTTAAATATTTTAAGTTTTGAAATAATTTTTTATGAAATTATAAATATTTAAAATAAAGTAAATAAATTTATAGTTATGAAAATAATTAAATTAGATCCCTATAATCCAAAAACAAAAGTTTTAAATAAAGTCAGGAGAATGTTAGCCGAAGGTAAAGTAATTATATATCCTACAGATACATTATATGGCCTTGGAGCTAATGCATTTGATGAAGATGCTATAAAAAAAGTTTATTCAATAAAAAAAAGATCTTTTGACAAACCTATTTCTATCTGTGTTCCAAACATGCGTTGGATTCGTAAAGTTGCTTATTTAAACGATAAACAAAAAGAAAAGATTTCTAAATTATTACCAGGTCCATATACTATAATTTTAGAAAAAAAAGATATAATTCCGGATGTATTAACTGCTGGAAAGAAGAAAGTCGGAATAAGAATTCCAAAAAGTAAAATTTCAATAGAATTAGCAAAAGAATTTCCAATTACAGCTACTAGTGCTAATATATCTGGTAGGGAAACACCGCCAACTGTTAAAGAAATAATTAAACAACTGAAAAATGTGGATTTAGCAATTGATGTAGGACCATTGCGTGGGGAACCATCTACGGTTATTGATTTTACAACTGATCCTCCAAAGATAATTAGGGGCTATTTCCATACTATTTAGTCTATTTTAAAAGCAATCCATATGGAGTAGACTTTGGTTATCCACACCAATTTCCATACTACCTAGTCTATTTTAAAACCGAACTGATTATTTTGTTTTTAGGCAGGATACAGTATAAAAATGTTTTGTCTTAACATGCTTATAAGTCTACCCTTAATAACGAGTTTCATTTATAAAGACTGACTTAAAGTATAAAATCAATAGTGTTTTTTTCAATTCCAAGAACATATAAAGAAACATACTTTTTACTAGGAAATTTATAAATCATCACAGAGTCACGAGTTTCATCTATTAAGTCCTTGAGACTTGTTTTTATCTCATTGAACTGTGCTTTACTCACTTCACCCTCAAATACAGAGTTTTGTCTCCAATGGAGATAACTTTTTAAAAATTTATGAACTCTGTTAACTCTTTTGACGTCAACATCATATACTATCAGTAAATACATTTAATCACCTTATTTCTATACTATTTGGTCTAATCTAAAACGCTAAAGAAGATATATCTGTTCAATGTTTTGAATTTAAATTAATTACCACCATGCCTTGAAACTTTCATATTTTTGATCACCTAAGACATGTTTTATTAATTTATATGCCTCTAACCTCATCAGATATTTATATGATACTCTCCTTTTGAGTTTGGGGTGTTTTATAGTTGTATCGAGCTTAGCCTGATATTCTCTAAGGAAAATTTGTTTGCCTCTATCGTTGAGCATTACACCAAGGTCTCTATCAAAATCCTTCTCAGAAATCATGCCATTATTTACTATTTTAAATATTACTTGACTAACTATTAGAGGTTTGAAAATATCCGCTATATCTAGAGCAAGTGAAAATCTCTTTTCAGCAGGTTCATGCAAAAAGCTAATAGATGGATGAAGATAAGTATGATATATTTCAGATAGTGCAGATACATATAATAATGAATTACCAAAGGATAGTAATGCATTTAATTCAGTTGTCGGTGGTCTTATTTCTCGTTTATCCATTTTAAATCTTTTAAGGATGCTGTTAAAGCTTTGATAATAATAATTCCACATCCGCCCTTCATTGCTCATTACTTGCGCAACATCTTCTTCTACAACCTCTTTCCCTATTATATCAATATAGCTGTCAACAGCCTTCCCTCTTTTTTGTAGTACTTCAATGATTTGAGTAAATTATGTTTAATGCCAAGAACCATCTCCCTAGCAATTTCAGATCTCTTCTTGGGATCTAAATAATACTCTGACTGTTTTACTACGACAAGTCCTGAATTAAGCTGCACACGTGGGTACAAAGATCCCTCATAATAACCATACTTATTGAAAAAATTAACAAGTACTCCCTTCTTCATCAATATAGATAATGCTCCTGATTTAATTGAAACTTTACCATAACAGTTTATCTCATTTATACGATTTATTGGGAGAGGTTTCTTAATATCCTTATTGATGAAGTATAATGTACTTCCCTGGCGGGATAATATCCCATTGGAAGTTATATATAATGGATCTTTCACCGAAATCACCTAGTTAAATCATGCAGAATTCATAATAACTACATTTGCGACAATAAGGTTTATAAATAGCTTCAGGAGGAGATTCCATTCTAACGACCGTTTTTATGCCCTTCAAAATTTTTTCTATTTTCGATTCCACTTCAGACGTTAGGTAGAGTTCTTCCCTTTTCTTTTCAGCGGGATACACCACTATTCCTCTCGCGTTTTTACCCGTAAATTTCTTTATGTACCATAAGTAATAGTAAAGCTGATACCTGACGGGTTCTTCAAGACTACTTGACTTTTTTATTTCAAAAATCGTCAGATTTTCTTATTTATGAAATCTATTGAAATTTCACCGAAATTTATGCATTTCTTTTCTCTTGAGAAACTTTTTTCATGGAGAAGTCTTCCTATAAGTATGTCGTCGTTATCATAGTTCATGTTTATCTGGTTTGCGAAGAACCATAATTTCCGCTTACAAACCATATAGTACTGGACCATGACCCCAGTTACTTTCATGGAACCACTTTGAACCTATATAATGTTCCAACCTT
Coding sequences within:
- a CDS encoding hypothetical protein (InterPro IPR002052~KEGG: msi:Msm_1276 hypothetical protein~SPTR: B9AFR7 Putative uncharacterized protein), coding for MILSTDLLLSLIVIVIIFGISVNTVDNLIKNTSDQYYRFNLERQVRGAVDILVNTYGTWNSSDVILGLKKENSGNVLSFKKILKLKENYDELIGKILPNTTTSLILYPKNGGKIVIKEDPPISSQEVVVVNRTVVCDFFADCVVIKIDANKTDSEVGPIPSKISKHFSVTTSELNQYNYFLISNASNILWNLNTVENPNNDFNSEKFYNLNDRIKSMVKSEKQVIWLNLNSIPDDNVYIVKIKKSILLDPPYFENQVCDFVLKVYKT
- a CDS encoding SNARE associated Golgi protein-like protein (COGs: COG0586 membrane-associated protein~InterPro IPR015414~KEGG: mta:Moth_0719 hypothetical protein~PFAM: SNARE associated Golgi protein~SPTR: Q2RKK2 DedA~PFAM: SNARE associated Golgi protein), encoding MQILKRGRDNPHRMSERKLIVFGQVFSMRSSSKNWGEEMAGIVETIANFIISLIESTGYIGIFFTMVLESACIPLPSEIIMPFSGYVAWKGNLNLYLVVMAGALGNLVGSWIAYFVGIKGGRPFLEKYGKYIFITKKKLEMADKWFKRYGHEAVFISRVMPIVRTFISLPAGTAKMDLKKFSIYTFIGSIPWCYMLAYVGYSLGPHWKSVVEIFHKLDYIVAIGIVIVIIYIIAKNRG
- a CDS encoding translation factor SUA5 (COGs: COG0009 Putative translation factor (SUA5)~InterPro IPR006070: IPR017945: IPR004388~KEGG: mst:Msp_0096 hypothetical protein~PFAM: SUA5/yciO/yrdC domain~SPTR: Q2NHY1 Putative uncharacterized protein~TIGRFAM: Sua5/YciO/YrdC/YwlC family protein~PFAM: yrdC domain~TIGRFAM: Sua5/YciO/YrdC/YwlC family protein) gives rise to the protein MKIIKLDPYNPKTKVLNKVRRMLAEGKVIIYPTDTLYGLGANAFDEDAIKKVYSIKKRSFDKPISICVPNMRWIRKVAYLNDKQKEKISKLLPGPYTIILEKKDIIPDVLTAGKKKVGIRIPKSKISIELAKEFPITATSANISGRETPPTVKEIIKQLKNVDLAIDVGPLRGEPSTVIDFTTDPPKIIRGYFHTI
- a CDS encoding CRISPR-associated protein, Cas2 family (COGs: COG1343 Uncharacterized protein predicted to be involved in DNA repair~InterPro IPR003799~KEGG: mst:Msp_0425 hypothetical protein~PFAM: protein of unknown function DUF196~SPTR: Q2NH77 Putative uncharacterized protein~TIGRFAM: CRISPR-associated protein Cas2~PFAM: CRISPR associated protein Cas2~TIGRFAM: CRISPR-associated endoribonuclease Cas2); the encoded protein is MYLLIVYDVDVKRVNRVHKFLKSYLHWRQNSVFEGEVSKAQFNEIKTSLKDLIDETRDSVMIYKFPSKKYVSLYVLGIEKNTIDFIL